The proteins below come from a single Sander vitreus isolate 19-12246 chromosome 15, sanVit1, whole genome shotgun sequence genomic window:
- the wipi2 gene encoding WD repeat domain phosphoinositide-interacting protein 2 isoform X2 codes for MNLASQSGDAGGSQLLFANFNQDNTSLAVGTKSGYKFFSLSSVDKLEQIYECTDTEDVCIVERLFSSSLVAIVSLKAPRKLKVCHFKKGTEICNYSYSNTILAVKLNRQRLIVCLEESLYIHNIRDMKVLHTIRETPPNPSGLCALSISNDNCYLAYPGSATIGEVQVFDTVNLRAANMIPAHDSPLAALAFDASGTKLATASEKGTVIRVFSIPEGQKLFEFRRGVKRCVSICSLAFSMEGLYLSASSNTETVHIFKLETQKEKPAEEPTTWGGYLGKVLMASTTYLPSQVTEMFTQGRAFATVRLPFCGHKNICALAVIQKIPRLLVAASDGYLYLYNLDPQEGGECTLMKQHRLDGSAEPANEILEQSHDRPLVAQTYSAAVTKGYCEEQGAVGGAGLEDDLNDLRLEEENEQPPLILETD; via the exons ATGAACTTGGCCAGTCAAAGTGGGGATGCTGGCGGAAGCCAGCTTCTCTTCGCCAACTTCAACCAGGACAACAC GTCCTTAGCTGTTGGCACCAAATCAGGATACAAGTTTTTCTCCCTGTCCTCTGTGGACAAATTGGAGCAGATATATGAATGTA cGGATACGGAGGATGTGTGTATTGTGGAGCGTCTGTTCTCCAGCAGCCTGGTGGCCATCGTCAGCCTGAAGGCCCCCAGGAAGCTCAAAGTCTGTCACTTCAAGAAGGGAACCGAGATCTGCAACTACTCTTATTCCAACACTATACTGGCTGTCAAGCTCAACAGACAG AGGCTTATAGTGTGTCTGGAGGAGTCACTTTACATTCACAACATCCGAGACATGAAAGTGCTGCACACTATTAGAGAAACTCCGCCCAACCCTTCAG GATTGTGCGCCCTTTCCATCAGCAATGATAACTGTTACCTGGCTTACCCAGGCAGTGCCACGATAGGAGAAGTGCAAGTGTTTGACACAGTCAACCTG cgAGCGGCTAATATGATTCCAGCCCACGACAGCCCATTAGCTGCTCTGGCTTTCGATGCCAGTGGAACCAAATTGGCCACAGCCTCAGAGAAG GGCACAGTCATTCGTGTCTTCTCAATCCCAGAGGGACAGAAGCTCTTTGAGTTTCGAAGAGGAGTCAAGAG GTGTGTTAGCATCTGCTCATTGGCGTTCAGTATGGAAGGCCTGTACCTGTCGGcctccagcaacacagagacGGTCCATATCTTCAAATTAGAGACGCAGAAGGAGAA gccagCAGAGGAGCCCACCACATGGGGAGGGTACCTGGGCAAGGTCCTGATGGCGTCCACCACTTACCTGCCTTCTCAGGTTACGGAAATGTTCACCCAGGGGCGAGCCTTCGCCACTGTGCGTCTGCCCTTCTGCGGACATAAGAACATCTGCGCCTTAGCTGT GATTCAGAAGATTCCCAGGTTGTTGGTGGCAGCATCAGATGGTTACCTGTATCTGTACAACCTGGATCCACAAGAGGGAGGGGAATGCACACTTATGAAGCAGCACAg GTTAGACGGCAGTGCTGAGCCAGCCAATGAGATTCTTGAGCAGTCTCATGACCGCCCCCTCGTGGCCCAAACCTACAGTGCTGCTGTCACCAAAG GTTACTGCGAAGAGCAGGGCGCCGTGGGAGGAGCGGGGCTAGAAGATGACCTCAACGACTTGCGCTTAGAGGAAGAGAACGAGCAACCGCCGCTCATCCTTGAAACTGACTGA
- the wipi2 gene encoding WD repeat domain phosphoinositide-interacting protein 2 isoform X1 produces the protein MNLASQSGDAGGSQLLFANFNQDNTSLAVGTKSGYKFFSLSSVDKLEQIYECTDTEDVCIVERLFSSSLVAIVSLKAPRKLKVCHFKKGTEICNYSYSNTILAVKLNRQRLIVCLEESLYIHNIRDMKVLHTIRETPPNPSGLCALSISNDNCYLAYPGSATIGEVQVFDTVNLRAANMIPAHDSPLAALAFDASGTKLATASEKGTVIRVFSIPEGQKLFEFRRGVKRCVSICSLAFSMEGLYLSASSNTETVHIFKLETQKEKYVPAEEPTTWGGYLGKVLMASTTYLPSQVTEMFTQGRAFATVRLPFCGHKNICALAVIQKIPRLLVAASDGYLYLYNLDPQEGGECTLMKQHRLDGSAEPANEILEQSHDRPLVAQTYSAAVTKGYCEEQGAVGGAGLEDDLNDLRLEEENEQPPLILETD, from the exons ATGAACTTGGCCAGTCAAAGTGGGGATGCTGGCGGAAGCCAGCTTCTCTTCGCCAACTTCAACCAGGACAACAC GTCCTTAGCTGTTGGCACCAAATCAGGATACAAGTTTTTCTCCCTGTCCTCTGTGGACAAATTGGAGCAGATATATGAATGTA cGGATACGGAGGATGTGTGTATTGTGGAGCGTCTGTTCTCCAGCAGCCTGGTGGCCATCGTCAGCCTGAAGGCCCCCAGGAAGCTCAAAGTCTGTCACTTCAAGAAGGGAACCGAGATCTGCAACTACTCTTATTCCAACACTATACTGGCTGTCAAGCTCAACAGACAG AGGCTTATAGTGTGTCTGGAGGAGTCACTTTACATTCACAACATCCGAGACATGAAAGTGCTGCACACTATTAGAGAAACTCCGCCCAACCCTTCAG GATTGTGCGCCCTTTCCATCAGCAATGATAACTGTTACCTGGCTTACCCAGGCAGTGCCACGATAGGAGAAGTGCAAGTGTTTGACACAGTCAACCTG cgAGCGGCTAATATGATTCCAGCCCACGACAGCCCATTAGCTGCTCTGGCTTTCGATGCCAGTGGAACCAAATTGGCCACAGCCTCAGAGAAG GGCACAGTCATTCGTGTCTTCTCAATCCCAGAGGGACAGAAGCTCTTTGAGTTTCGAAGAGGAGTCAAGAG GTGTGTTAGCATCTGCTCATTGGCGTTCAGTATGGAAGGCCTGTACCTGTCGGcctccagcaacacagagacGGTCCATATCTTCAAATTAGAGACGCAGAAGGAGAAGTATGT gccagCAGAGGAGCCCACCACATGGGGAGGGTACCTGGGCAAGGTCCTGATGGCGTCCACCACTTACCTGCCTTCTCAGGTTACGGAAATGTTCACCCAGGGGCGAGCCTTCGCCACTGTGCGTCTGCCCTTCTGCGGACATAAGAACATCTGCGCCTTAGCTGT GATTCAGAAGATTCCCAGGTTGTTGGTGGCAGCATCAGATGGTTACCTGTATCTGTACAACCTGGATCCACAAGAGGGAGGGGAATGCACACTTATGAAGCAGCACAg GTTAGACGGCAGTGCTGAGCCAGCCAATGAGATTCTTGAGCAGTCTCATGACCGCCCCCTCGTGGCCCAAACCTACAGTGCTGCTGTCACCAAAG GTTACTGCGAAGAGCAGGGCGCCGTGGGAGGAGCGGGGCTAGAAGATGACCTCAACGACTTGCGCTTAGAGGAAGAGAACGAGCAACCGCCGCTCATCCTTGAAACTGACTGA
- the mmd2a gene encoding monocyte to macrophage differentiation factor 2a isoform X2 yields MDFKRTTFGRFMNCRVPASKRYQPTEYEHAANCATHGVWILPSLVGGSVLYFLSVDQWHSVAAWLYGSGLTGLFVTSTLFHTAAWKISHLRKVEQRFHMCDRMAIYFFIAASYSPWYKLVELFGYVAMGVVPALVILSMVERAGVCELAVGGVFYVVGVVFFKSDGLVPFAHAIWHLFVAAGACIHYYAIWRYLYLPGPLLQTSR; encoded by the exons ATGGACTTTAAGAGGACAACATTTGGAag GTTCATGAACTGCAGGGTCCCAGCCAGTAAGAGATACCAGCCCACTGAATATGAACATGCTGCAAACTGTGCCACACATGGG GTATGGATCCTCCCCAGTCTGGTGGGTGGGTCTGTGctttacttcctgtctgtggACCAATGGCATAGTGTGGCTGCCTGGCTCTATGGCAGCGGTCTCACCGGCCTGTTCGTCACCTCAACACTCTTCCACACCGCTGCCTGGAAAATCAGCCAcctccg gAAGGTGGAGCAGCGTTTCCACATGTGTGACAGAATGGCCATCTACTTCTTCATAGCTGCCTCCTACTCTCCCTG GTACAAGCTGGTAGAGTTGTTTGGATATGTGGCCATGGGGGTTGTTCCGGCTTTGGTCATCCTGTCTATG GTGGAgcgtgcaggtgtgtgtgaacTGGCAGTGGGAGGTGTCTTCTATGTGGTGGGCGTGGTCTTCTTTAAGAGCGATGGCCTCGTCCCTTTCGCCCATGCCATCTGGCATCTTTTCGTGGCAGCAGGAGCATGCATTCATTATTACGCCATCTGGAGGTACCTGTACTTACCTGGGCCGCTGCTGCAGACGTCGAGGTGA
- the mmd2a gene encoding monocyte to macrophage differentiation factor 2a isoform X1, producing the protein MDFKRTTFGRFMNCRVPASKRYQPTEYEHAANCATHGVWILPSLVGGSVLYFLSVDQWHSVAAWLYGSGLTGLFVTSTLFHTAAWKISHLRKVEQRFHMCDRMAIYFFIAASYSPWLMLRDLGPWACHMRWLIWLMACVGSVYVFFFHERYKLVELFGYVAMGVVPALVILSMVERAGVCELAVGGVFYVVGVVFFKSDGLVPFAHAIWHLFVAAGACIHYYAIWRYLYLPGPLLQTSR; encoded by the exons ATGGACTTTAAGAGGACAACATTTGGAag GTTCATGAACTGCAGGGTCCCAGCCAGTAAGAGATACCAGCCCACTGAATATGAACATGCTGCAAACTGTGCCACACATGGG GTATGGATCCTCCCCAGTCTGGTGGGTGGGTCTGTGctttacttcctgtctgtggACCAATGGCATAGTGTGGCTGCCTGGCTCTATGGCAGCGGTCTCACCGGCCTGTTCGTCACCTCAACACTCTTCCACACCGCTGCCTGGAAAATCAGCCAcctccg gAAGGTGGAGCAGCGTTTCCACATGTGTGACAGAATGGCCATCTACTTCTTCATAGCTGCCTCCTACTCTCCCTG GTTGATGCTGAGGGATCTGGGGCCATGGGCGTGCCACATGCGCTGGCTGATATGGCTCATGGCTTGCGTAGGATCCGTGTATGTCTTCTTTTTCCACGAGAG GTACAAGCTGGTAGAGTTGTTTGGATATGTGGCCATGGGGGTTGTTCCGGCTTTGGTCATCCTGTCTATG GTGGAgcgtgcaggtgtgtgtgaacTGGCAGTGGGAGGTGTCTTCTATGTGGTGGGCGTGGTCTTCTTTAAGAGCGATGGCCTCGTCCCTTTCGCCCATGCCATCTGGCATCTTTTCGTGGCAGCAGGAGCATGCATTCATTATTACGCCATCTGGAGGTACCTGTACTTACCTGGGCCGCTGCTGCAGACGTCGAGGTGA